The sequence CCGGGCCGTACTACAGCTCCGGCCTGGTCATCGCCACGAAGAAGGACGAGACGGGCATCAAGGCCCCGGCCGATCTGAAGGGCAAGACCATCATCGCGGGCGCCAACACCCCGGCGATCCCCGCCATCAAGAAGGTCGCCCCGGACGCGAAGATCGTCACGTTCGGCAGCGACCCCGAGTGCGTGCAGGCGCTCAAGCAGGGCCGCGGCGACGCCTACGTCCAGGACGAGGCCGTGCTGCTCGCGACCGCCAAGCAGGACCCGTCCATCCAGATCCAGGGCAAGCCGTTCACCAGCGACCCGTACGGCATCGGCCTCAAGCACGGCGACGCGCAGATGAAGCAGTTCGTCAACGACTGGCTCAAGCAGATCCAGCAGTCGGGCCTGTGGGCGAAGGTCTGGAAGAACTCGATCGGGACGGTCGTGCAGGGCGAGGCGCCGCAGCCGCCCGCGATCGGCTCGGCCCCGGGCTCGGAGTGAGCGGAGGCCCCGCCCTGTCATGAACGTCA is a genomic window of Actinomadura citrea containing:
- a CDS encoding glutamate ABC transporter substrate-binding protein codes for the protein MVRTPAGMRRAAVAAMAALSLTGLAACSGGDSDSAVPGSGGGAGDDLAASAPVAADLPAGSTMEKIKQRGELVVGGSLDAPLLSQQNPATKKVEGLDADFGRLLAKYIIGKPNVKIVNSASETREALLANGTVDVVFQTYSITPERAKQVAFAGPYYSSGLVIATKKDETGIKAPADLKGKTIIAGANTPAIPAIKKVAPDAKIVTFGSDPECVQALKQGRGDAYVQDEAVLLATAKQDPSIQIQGKPFTSDPYGIGLKHGDAQMKQFVNDWLKQIQQSGLWAKVWKNSIGTVVQGEAPQPPAIGSAPGSE